A genomic window from Anguilla rostrata isolate EN2019 chromosome 14, ASM1855537v3, whole genome shotgun sequence includes:
- the LOC135238827 gene encoding N-acetylglucosamine-6-sulfatase-like yields MAGAEARGRPSTWHWGLQSIVRGAALYLSLVICLIRCTDCAKPSNIVFILTDDQDVVLGGMTPVKKAKALIGDAGVYFSNAFTVTPLCCPSRSSILTGRYPHNHEVRNNSLTGNCSSPAWQKGPEALAFPVYLSKLQYQTFYGGKYLNQYGKKEAGDVDYVPPGWDQWHALVGNSQYYNYTLSVNGKEEKHGDIYDKDYLTDLIVNRSLSFLDDRSPQHPFFMMLSPPAPHSPWTAAPQYEKAFINTKAPRDGSFDKPGKDKHWLLRQPLNPMTNGSIDFLDNAFRRRWQTLLSVDDLVEKVVKKLQDLKELDNTYIFFSSDHGYHTGQFSLPIDKRQLYEFDIRVPLMVRGPGIKPNQTLKAPVLNIDFGPTFLDIAGVNLTEVNMDGQSFLPQMAPSLRNGTSRPYFLVEYTGEGHAAPDPACPKLGPGLSQCFPDCVCEDSFNNTYACVRTLTDYNMQYCEFADNESFVEVYNLTSDPHQLENIVKKVDPAVLQTMNQRLIRLQSCVGSSCRDTKY; encoded by the exons ATGGCCGGAGCGGAGGCGAGAGGAAGACCTAGTACATGGCATTGGGGTctgcaaagtattgtgagaggCGCAGCGTTGTATCTCTCTCTGGTCATCTGCCTGATCAGGTGCACGGACTGTGCCAAGCCGAGTAACATCGTGTTCATTCTCACAGACGACCAGGATGTCGTCCTTGGAGGAATG ACGCCTGTGAAGAAGGCCAAAGCCCTTATTGGTGATGCTGGTGTTTACTTCTCCAATGCT TTTACGGTGACGCCGCTCTGCTGTCCGAGCCGCAGCAGCATCCTGACGGGCCGGTACCCGCACAACCACGAGGTCCGAAACAACTCCCTGACAGGCAACTGCAGCAGCCCTGCGTGGCAGAAGGGCCCGGAGGCCCTGGCCTTCCCCGTGTACCTCAGCAAACTGCAGTACCAGACCTTCTACGGGGGGAAGTACCTCAACCAG TATGGAAAGAAAGAGGCTGGAGATGTGGACTATGTTCCTCCTGGCTGGGACCAGTGGCATGCGCTG GTGGGAAACTCCCAGTACTACAACTACACGCTCTCGGTGAACGGGAAAGAGGAGAAGCACGGGGACATTTATGATAAGGACTACCTCACCGACCTCATT gtAAACAGGTCTCTCAGTTTCCTTGATGACCGGAGCCCGCAGCACCCGTTCTTCATGATGTTGTCCCCGCCTGCCCCCCACTCGCCCTGGACAGCCGCGCCCCAGTACGAGAAGGCCTTCATCAACACGAAAGCTCCGCGAGATGGAAGCTTTGACAAACCAGGAAAG GACAAGCACTGGTTACTACGGCAACCCCTCAACCCGATGACCAACGGCTCCATAGATTTCCTGGACAATGCTTTTCGCAGGAG GTGGCAGACCCTACTGTCGGTGGACGACCTGGTGGAGAAGGTGGTGAAGAAGTTGCAGGATCTGAAGGAGCTGGACAACACCTACATCTTCTTCTCCTCCGACCACGGATACCACACAG GCCAGTTCTCTCTGCCTATAGACAAGAGGCAGCTGTACGAGTTTGACATTCGGGTTCCGCTCATGGTTCGAGGCCCTGGCATCAAGCCAAACCAGACCCTGAAG GCTCCAGTGCTGAACATTGACTTTGGCCCCACCTTCCTGGACATCGCCGGGGTTAACCTGACCGAGGTGAACATGGATGGCCAGTCATTCCTGCCACAGATG GCCCCTTCCTTACGCAATGGAACCTCTCGCCCGTACTTCCTGGTGGAGTACACTGGAGAGGGACACGCTGCCCCTGATCCGGCCTGCCCTAAGCTGGGTCCGGGCCTGTCT CAATGCTTCCCGGACTGCGTGTGTGAAGACTCCTTCAACAACACATACGCTTGCGTGCGCACCCTGACCGACTACAACATGCAGTACTGCGAGTTTGCTGACAACGAG tcCTTTGTGGAGGTCTACaacttgacctctgaccctcatCAGCTTGAGAACATTGTGAAGAAGGTTgaccctgctgtcctgcagaCCATGAACCAAAGACTGATCAGGCTTCAGTCCTGCGTAGGAAGCAGCTGCAGGGACACCAAGTATTAG
- the nudcd3 gene encoding nudC domain-containing protein 3 — protein MSSPLEMTELYDNALLGILQHVGNIQNFLQVYFGFLYRKTDFYRLLSSPNDRMGFPPGVAEKMVLKTFKVFERVALQDRERALQEAELREREKRTAPPAVQEVIVQAEEAGATVATTAQEVEETAEAPPAAVEQAPPSNPEPVCGDAAQPPEGKPSEPSPGAIGPAPGQVQFQANPDSYNGAVRDNYSWSQDYTDVEVRVHVPAHVQRGKQVSVSLQTGSVRVAVREGPAETVLMEGELTHKINTENSLWSLEPGSCVLLSLSKSGEVWWSAVLKGEQEIDVNQINRERSMASVDEEEHAVLDRLNFDYQQKLQGKPQSHEMKVHDMLKKGWDAEGSPFRGQSFDPSMFDIQPSAVQF, from the exons ATGTCGTCTCCTCTGGAAATGACCGAGCTATATGACAACGCACTACTTGGCATTCTGCAGCATGTTGGAAACATACAGAACTTTCTGcaggtttattttggtttccTCTATCGAAAGACGGACTTCTATCGGCTGCTTTCCAGCCCAAACGACCGAATGGGTTTCCCACCCGGAGTGGCGGAGAAAATGGTTCTCAAG ACCTTCAAAGTATTTGAGAGGGTAGCAttacaggacagagagagggctcTACAGGAGGCAGAACtgagggaaagggaaaagaggacagctccccctgctgtccAGGAGGTAATAGTACAAGCAGAAGAGGCAGGGGCAACAGTGGCAACAACAGCTCAAGAAGTGGAAGAGACTGCAGAAGCCCCACCGGCAGCCGTGGAACAGGCACCGCCTTCAAACCCAGAGCCTGTCTGCGGTGATGCTGCCCAACCACCAGAGGGCAAGCCGTCCGAGCCCAGCCCGGGTGCGATCGGACCAGCTCC AGGGCAGGTGCAGTTCCAGGCTAACCCAGACAGCTATAACGGTGCCGTCAGAGACAATTACAGCTGGTCTCAGGATTACACCGACGTGGAGGTCCGGGTGCATGTGCCCGCCCACGTCCAGCGCGGCAAGCAG GTGTCGGTGAGCCTGCAGACAGGAAGCGTGCGCGTAGCCGTGAGGGAGGGGCCGGCAGAGACGGTGCTGATGGAGGGGGAGCTCACTCACAAGATCAACACTGAGAACTCACTCTGGAGCCTGGAGCCCGGAAGCTGTGTGCTG CTGTCTCTCAGTAAGAGCGGGGAGGTGTGGTGGAGCGCCGTGCTGAAGGGGGAGCAGGAGATCGACGTGAACCAGATCAACCGGGAGCGCTCCATGGCCAGCGTGGACGAGGAGGAGCACGCCGTGCTGGACCGGCTCAACTTTGACTACCAGCAGAAACTGCAGGGCAAGCCCCAGAGCCACGAGATG AAGGTGCATGACATGCTGAAAAAGGGCTGGGATGCAGAGGGCTCCCCTTTCAGAGGACAGTCCTTTGACCCGTCCATGTTCGACATCCAGCCCAGCGCCGTGCAGTTCTGA